DNA sequence from the Bradyrhizobium sp. CIAT3101 genome:
CGTCGAAGCCGTCGTGCAATCCTATTTCGACGGGCTCTACGAGGGCGACGCCGAAAAGCTCGGCGCCATCTTCCATCCGTCCGCCGATCTGCGCTGGGTCGAAAAGGGCGAGTTGCAGGTGCTCACCGTGCCCGACTGGCTCGACCGCGTGCGCAAACGCGCCTCGGCCAAGGCGGAGGGCAAACCGCGCGAGGATTTCATCGTCACCATCGACCGCTCGGACGACAAGACCGCCTTCATCAAGGTCAAATGCCAGCTGCCGCCACGCTTCTTCACGGATTATCTGGTGGCCATGAAGCTCGCCGACGGCTGGCAGATCGTATCGAAATCGTATCGGTATGACCTGAAGGAGTGAGGGGCCTTAGCCGACGGATTCTCGTGGTCCTCGGCCCTCCTCTCAAATCCGCCGTCATTGCGAGCCCAACTCTCGCCACACGTCATTGCGAGGAGCTCTTGCGACGAAGCAATCCAGAGTCATTCCGCTGAAAAGATTCTGGATTGCTTCGCTTCGCTCGCAATGACGGCACGGATAGCGCGTCCCTTGCCCCTCACTCCACCCCCTGCTCTTCCCG
Encoded proteins:
- a CDS encoding nuclear transport factor 2 family protein; its protein translation is MSQNRSSVEAVVQSYFDGLYEGDAEKLGAIFHPSADLRWVEKGELQVLTVPDWLDRVRKRASAKAEGKPREDFIVTIDRSDDKTAFIKVKCQLPPRFFTDYLVAMKLADGWQIVSKSYRYDLKE